The Amaranthus tricolor cultivar Red isolate AtriRed21 chromosome 6, ASM2621246v1, whole genome shotgun sequence genome has a segment encoding these proteins:
- the LOC130815373 gene encoding carboxylesterase SOBER1-like isoform X1, with amino-acid sequence MKLAGSHLTISLLSKPIVVLLISLVITLLFICISNPNPNPSPNKMAAGRNRSFILWLHGLGDSGPANEPLKTFFTSPEFNTSKWSFPSAPSNPVTCNYGAVMPSWFDMPEIPVTAHSPNDEASVLKAVKQVHTMIDKEIDAGVRPDNIFVCGFSQGGALTLASVLLYPKTLGGGAIFSGWVPFNHSIIEQFPADAKKGPIILWINLESGTHWSHPPLWTPILWFHGIPDPTVLFEAGQAGPPFLEKAGVTCEFKAYPGLGHSIIPEELKNLESWIKARFKSSS; translated from the exons TTTATCTAAACCAATTGTAGTGTTGTTAATTTCATTGGTAATTACTCTCCTTTTCATTTGCATTTCTAACCCGAACCCGAATCCAAGCCCGAATAAGATGGCGGCAGGTCGGAACAGGAGCTTCATTTTGTGGCTTCACGGGTTGGGTGACTCTGGTCCAGCCAACGAACCCCTTAAAACTTTCTTCACTTCTCCTGAGTTTAACACTTCTAAATGGTCTTTCCCTTCTGCGCCATCAAACCCAGTTACCTGCAATT ATGGTGCTGTAATGCCTTCATGGTTTGATATGCCTGAAATACCAGTGACAGCC CATTCGCCAAATGACGAAGCATCTGTCTTGAAAGCAGTAAAACAAGTCCACACGATGATCGACAAAGAGATTGACGCAGGCGTAAGACCCGACAACATTTTTGTATGTGGGTTTAGTCAAGGAG GTGCTTTGACCTTGGCTAGTGTATTGCTTTACCCAAAAACTTTAGGAGGTGGTGCTATTTTTAGTGGCTGGGTTCCATTTAATCATTCCATAATTGAACAATTTCCAGCTGATGCAAAAAAG GGACCTATTATTCTATGGATCAATCTCGAGTCGGGGACTCATTGGTCacatcctcctttatgg ACGCCAATTTTATGGTTTCATGGAATACCCGACCCAACAGTTTTATTTGAGGCTGGACAAGCAGGACCGCCTTTTCTTGAAAAAGCTGGTGTTACTTGTGAATTTAAG GCTTATCCGGGTTTAGGGCATTCCATTATCCCCGAAGAGTTAAAGAACCTCGAATCATGGATCAAGGCTCGATTCAAGAGTTCGTCTTAG
- the LOC130815373 gene encoding carboxylesterase SOBER1-like isoform X2, with product MKLAGSHLTISLLSKPIVVLLISLVITLLFICISNPNPNPSPNKMAAGRNRSFILWLHGLGDSGPANEPLKTFFTSPEFNTSKWSFPSAPSNPVTCNYGAVMPSWFDMPEIPVTAHSPNDEASVLKAVKQVHTMIDKEIDAGVRPDNIFVCGFSQGGALTLASVLLYPKTLGGGAIFSGWVPFNHSIIEQFPADAKKTPILWFHGIPDPTVLFEAGQAGPPFLEKAGVTCEFKAYPGLGHSIIPEELKNLESWIKARFKSSS from the exons TTTATCTAAACCAATTGTAGTGTTGTTAATTTCATTGGTAATTACTCTCCTTTTCATTTGCATTTCTAACCCGAACCCGAATCCAAGCCCGAATAAGATGGCGGCAGGTCGGAACAGGAGCTTCATTTTGTGGCTTCACGGGTTGGGTGACTCTGGTCCAGCCAACGAACCCCTTAAAACTTTCTTCACTTCTCCTGAGTTTAACACTTCTAAATGGTCTTTCCCTTCTGCGCCATCAAACCCAGTTACCTGCAATT ATGGTGCTGTAATGCCTTCATGGTTTGATATGCCTGAAATACCAGTGACAGCC CATTCGCCAAATGACGAAGCATCTGTCTTGAAAGCAGTAAAACAAGTCCACACGATGATCGACAAAGAGATTGACGCAGGCGTAAGACCCGACAACATTTTTGTATGTGGGTTTAGTCAAGGAG GTGCTTTGACCTTGGCTAGTGTATTGCTTTACCCAAAAACTTTAGGAGGTGGTGCTATTTTTAGTGGCTGGGTTCCATTTAATCATTCCATAATTGAACAATTTCCAGCTGATGCAAAAAAG ACGCCAATTTTATGGTTTCATGGAATACCCGACCCAACAGTTTTATTTGAGGCTGGACAAGCAGGACCGCCTTTTCTTGAAAAAGCTGGTGTTACTTGTGAATTTAAG GCTTATCCGGGTTTAGGGCATTCCATTATCCCCGAAGAGTTAAAGAACCTCGAATCATGGATCAAGGCTCGATTCAAGAGTTCGTCTTAG
- the LOC130815471 gene encoding uncharacterized protein LOC130815471, with the protein MKKLYSKGQVHPSPSPSPSPSSNNFSLSYLPAAILTLAATLSSQDKEVLSYLLSCSSTTPFDFDPSKSSKKQLNSTVNHQHPPSFSCYCFSCYTNFWARWDSSPNRQLIHEIIDAFEDNLMANQHKNKKQGLSRKMKRKINKTNNILLNLNHDDKNLNHDDAVHGSDGSVRVNTELGRVDSLEDVDENETEEKQGSNVRKIVSFIGERIWGSVWG; encoded by the coding sequence ATGAAAAAACTCTACTCCAAAGGTCAAGTTcatccttctccttctccttcacCTTCCCCTTCTtctaataatttttcattatcatatCTTCCTGCAGCAATCCTTACTCTTGCTGCTACCCTTTCTTCTCAAGATAAAGAAGTTTTATCTTACCTTCTTTCATGTTCTTCTACAACCCCTTTTGATTTTGACCCTTCTAAATCTTCCaaaaaacaacttaattccacCGTTAATCATCAACACCCTCCTTCtttttcttgttattgtttttcCTGTTACACTAATTTCTGGGCTCGTTGGGATTCTTCCCCTAATCGTCAGCTTATTCATGAGATTATTGATGCTTTTGAAGATAATTTAATGGCTAATCAACACAAGAATAAGAAACAGGGGTTAAGCAGgaaaatgaaaaggaagattaataaaactaataatattcTACTTAATCTTAATCATGATGATAAGAATCTTAATCATGATGATGCTGTTCATGGGTCTGATGGGTCTGTTCGAGTTAATACTGAGTTGGGTAGAGTTGACTCACTTGAAGATGTTGATGAGAATGAAACAGAGGAGAAACAGGGGTCTAATGTTAGGAAGATTGTTAGTTTTATTGGTGAAAGAATTTGGGGAAGTGTTTGGGGTTGA